TTTTCATCAGTCCTTTGTGTAACGTAAGTCCTCTCCGTTTTGTTTACGATATTGAAAATGATGAATGCGACATTTCGTATCAAAACCACGCAGCATCATTTGAATAAAGGGTACTTGAACAAAATATGCGACCGGCCAGAGTGCGTTTGGAATAAAATCAAAGACGTGGGCAATCACAAAATCGAATTGACGAATGTATCGAAATTCAATTTGTGCACGCTTGCCTTGATTTAATCGTGCTAAACGCCCTTGTGTCATCACGAGTCGATACAAATCATCATCTATTTTTTCCAACTCTATCTGCATTAACAACTGCGCACTATTTTTGCGGTACACTTTGAATTGTTGGCCTTCTTGTTCAACCGTAACCCTCGTGCCCGGTGTGATCGTGAGCCATATGCGCAATTGTTGAATCCATTGCGCTAAATTCCAAGGTTGAGGTCTTGGGATATGATGTGCAATACGAATATCGTTGTATTTTGACGTTTGAAATTCAACAGAAATTTGCGGACGTTTGACAGCATGTTCAGTCGTTCTAACAGGGACGCCATAAGCACCTAATTGTTTGACTGTTTCATCATCAAACTGGCTTCCCCTCACATATATGATTTCTTTCACTTGTTGTTGCGCGGCAGCACGTCCAAAATTATCAGCCGCAATTAAATTTAAATCTTTCGCTAATGCACGTGTCACTTTGGCTGAGTGTTTCGTCGGATCTAAAAAGTAGACTGCAATATCTATTTTTTCCATTGCACGTAACACATCCGCATAATGATAAATATCACCTTTAATCACTGTGACGTCCGTATGCGACTGACTTTCAGGATATTGTGAGATAGTATGTAGTATCGTCGTATCACGCAATTCTTTGATTAAGCTTTGGCCGATATAACCGGTACCTCCAGCTAACAACACATGCGGTTTCATAAAAAACTCCTTTCTCTTTTCATTATCAATCTATAATCCATTTTTCAAAACTCAATTAATCATGTTAGAAATTTCCTATATTTATTAAATTAGGCTACAATAAGCTTAAGAGCATTCCAACAACGTATCCTATGATTAAGTACTGAATGGAGGTATAGGCATGACGATTACAATCAGGGAAGTCAGTATCAATGATGTGGAAGCATTGACTACACTGATGCAACAAGTTTTTGAAGAATCAGAATACATGCTTTATGATCCAGGTGAATATATGCCTTCATTTGAAAACGCGATTTCACGTATCGAAGCTGTCATCACTTCACCCCATCTCACCATCCTCGTCGCAGAAAATGAACATCAATTAGTCGGTTATTTGACGGTGACCACTCAAAAACTTCGTCGTATTGAACATCAAGCAAAAATTTCCATGGCGGTGCTACGTCAATTCCAAGGCTTAGGTATTGGCTTTGATTTAATTCAACATTGTAAAAAATGGTGTCAAGAACGCGGGATCACTCGAATTGCGTTAACTGTAGTCACTGAAAATAAAACAGCTATTCATCTATATGAACGTGCCGGATTTAAAGTTGAAGGTGAAATGCGCCACACTTTAAAAATTCAAGGGCAATATTTTAACGAACTGATTATGGCTTATTTATTAAGTGAACCGACAGATGAATCACATTGATACATTTAGTGTACCATTTCCAATAGCGAATCACTAAATTCATTGTTAATCCATTTAAGATTTTTGATAAATTAAGACGCTTTCATGGCTAACAAAACATAGGCAACAGGCTAGGAAGCTTGATATCCCCCCTTGCCTTTATAGATATGCAGAGAAAGAGGTTGGGTGTTAAATCATCCCAACCTCTTTCTCATCATTTGATGTAGATGGCTACTACTAAATCAATTGAGCACAGCCGACGTTCATTTATCGACACTACATATCATACGGATTTAAATTAATTTCTGTATGAATGTCATCTTTCACTTCTGTATTCACTTGTGTGTTAGACGTATTTCGACTTAAAAAGCCCAATACTTTTTGAATATTTTCTTTAGACTCTGGTTTCTGTAAATGAAATTGATATTGATGTTTTAATTGATGTGAACCGTCAAAGAAAAAGCGTTCTACAACAACACCTTTTTTCTCTAACGCATCAGCAAAAGAAACATTTTGGCTCATAAACGGATCCGCATCACCTACTGACAAATAAGTGGCTGGGAAATCAGACGTAATTTGATTTTTCGTCGACATTTCAGCAATATTTTTAAACCGTGTTTCCCAATGTTTCACGCCTGTATAGCTTCTCATAAATAAATCAATTCTTGGAAATTCAGTCGAACGTACGGTTTGCATATCGTAAAAACCACCAAAGAAAATAGCTACTTTCAGTTGTTCTGGTTTAAATTGCTGTTCAAACCCCATGTCAGCACGCAATTGCGCATTCGTTTGAATCGCTGTAAACTGACTGTTAATTTGTGCGCCCGCAGAATCCCCGCCGATAATCACTTCATCTAAATTAATCGGTAGCTCTTGCTCATGTGCCTTAATAAAACGAACTGCATTGTTCATTTGAATAAGTGGGGTCGGATATTGGTATTCCGGAGCCAACGCATAATTGACATTCACCACAACATAACCGCGCTCTACAATTTGCGCCAGTAGAGGATTTTTATATTGCTTATCCCCTGCGATAAAGCCACCGCCGTGTGCCCAAAAAATAACTGGCAATTTGTCATAGGCATTCACATGTTTCGGCATTAAAATATCCAATTGACTGTTTGGAAGTCCTTCCATATATGTAATATTTTCAAAAGCTGAAACATTTTTGTTTTGAATCGAAACTTTATTCTCACCCACTTTGGAGGCACGAGAATTCAAAAAATAGCCGGTTATCAGACCGGCTATAACAATAAGAATAATGACGGTAATCAAAATCCATCTTTTTCTACGATTTGTCATTCCAATCTTTCCTTTCGGAAAAATTGTAACATATCCTATTAATTAAGCAATGAATTTCTTATCTTGAGATTTTCTATAGAAGTATTTAACAACAACTGCAACAACGATAAATAGACCGATAACCCCCATCATTGGATACACGACAGCGATTAAGCCTTCAAAACCTACGAAACTCAATGCATAAGCTAATGGGACTAAAATAGAAATCATAATATAATAACGTTTAGAATACGGTGATGTGAACCGCGCTGCAAATGAATAAGATAAGCCTAAAATCGTATTATACATGACCGCTAACATCACGATAGAAAGTACAAACGTTAAAATAGGTGATATTTTTCCAGCTAAAACTAATGTAGGAATCGCTGCATCTTTAATCTCAGTATATTCAGAGTGAAGCGCAAAGTTGATTAAACCTAAAAGTACGAGATAAACAACGCCACCAATTAAGCCAC
Above is a genomic segment from Staphylococcus delphini containing:
- a CDS encoding NAD(P)H-binding protein, with translation MKPHVLLAGGTGYIGQSLIKELRDTTILHTISQYPESQSHTDVTVIKGDIYHYADVLRAMEKIDIAVYFLDPTKHSAKVTRALAKDLNLIAADNFGRAAAQQQVKEIIYVRGSQFDDETVKQLGAYGVPVRTTEHAVKRPQISVEFQTSKYNDIRIAHHIPRPQPWNLAQWIQQLRIWLTITPGTRVTVEQEGQQFKVYRKNSAQLLMQIELEKIDDDLYRLVMTQGRLARLNQGKRAQIEFRYIRQFDFVIAHVFDFIPNALWPVAYFVQVPFIQMMLRGFDTKCRIHHFQYRKQNGEDLRYTKD
- a CDS encoding GNAT family N-acetyltransferase, encoding MTITIREVSINDVEALTTLMQQVFEESEYMLYDPGEYMPSFENAISRIEAVITSPHLTILVAENEHQLVGYLTVTTQKLRRIEHQAKISMAVLRQFQGLGIGFDLIQHCKKWCQERGITRIALTVVTENKTAIHLYERAGFKVEGEMRHTLKIQGQYFNELIMAYLLSEPTDESH
- a CDS encoding alpha/beta hydrolase, which translates into the protein MTNRRKRWILITVIILIVIAGLITGYFLNSRASKVGENKVSIQNKNVSAFENITYMEGLPNSQLDILMPKHVNAYDKLPVIFWAHGGGFIAGDKQYKNPLLAQIVERGYVVVNVNYALAPEYQYPTPLIQMNNAVRFIKAHEQELPINLDEVIIGGDSAGAQINSQFTAIQTNAQLRADMGFEQQFKPEQLKVAIFFGGFYDMQTVRSTEFPRIDLFMRSYTGVKHWETRFKNIAEMSTKNQITSDFPATYLSVGDADPFMSQNVSFADALEKKGVVVERFFFDGSHQLKHQYQFHLQKPESKENIQKVLGFLSRNTSNTQVNTEVKDDIHTEINLNPYDM